A genomic window from Rhodococcus sp. KBS0724 includes:
- a CDS encoding LLM class F420-dependent oxidoreductase, translating into MRYGVSLFTSDRGIRPADAAVAAEAAGFDAFYVPEHTHIPASRASDHPGTKSAELPDDRYMRTLDPWVALGTAASVTSTIRLGTSVALPLEHDPITLAKTIASLDHLSDGRVVFGVGFGWNAEELADHGVPPNKRRTALREYLEAMGELWSKDEASYEGQFVKYGASWAWPKPVQKPRPPILLGAGASEKTFKWIAQSADGWITTPIQQEIEDNVELFRKIWSEAGRVGEPEITVLAGKPETDKLAHWESIGVTEAMFGTPDAAPADVVEYIKRLATKLGR; encoded by the coding sequence GTGCGCTACGGAGTCAGCTTGTTCACCAGCGACCGAGGCATTCGCCCTGCCGATGCGGCCGTTGCCGCGGAAGCCGCCGGGTTCGACGCCTTCTACGTTCCCGAGCACACGCACATCCCGGCATCACGGGCGTCGGATCATCCCGGGACCAAATCCGCGGAGCTACCGGACGACCGCTACATGCGCACCCTCGATCCCTGGGTCGCTCTCGGCACCGCGGCTTCGGTCACCAGCACCATTCGCCTGGGAACGTCGGTGGCGCTCCCCCTCGAGCATGATCCGATCACTCTGGCAAAAACCATCGCGTCACTCGATCATCTGTCAGACGGACGTGTCGTCTTCGGTGTCGGATTCGGCTGGAATGCCGAGGAACTCGCAGACCACGGAGTGCCGCCGAACAAGCGTCGTACTGCCCTGCGCGAATACCTCGAAGCGATGGGCGAACTCTGGTCGAAGGACGAGGCGTCGTACGAGGGTCAGTTCGTGAAGTACGGAGCCAGTTGGGCATGGCCGAAGCCCGTGCAGAAACCGCGTCCACCCATCCTTCTCGGCGCCGGCGCGAGCGAAAAAACCTTCAAGTGGATCGCACAGTCCGCCGACGGCTGGATCACGACTCCGATCCAGCAGGAGATCGAGGACAACGTAGAACTGTTTCGAAAGATCTGGTCCGAAGCCGGAAGAGTCGGCGAGCCCGAAATAACCGTCCTCGCCGGAAAACCCGAGACGGACAAGCTCGCCCACTGGGAGAGCATCGGAGTTACCGAGGCGATGTTCGGCACGCCGGACGCCGCTCCCGCCGACGTTGTGGAATACATCAAGAGGTTGGCCACCAAGTTAGGGCGGTGA
- a CDS encoding flavin reductase family protein — protein sequence MSTHVTTELVGPHTDSIPEPSIRESFVDAFRRHPAGVAIITAAGNDGPVGITSSSVMSISADPAVLAFSLQSLRGSAAAIADASSFLVHLAHSENVGLAQIFATRGTVRFGEDMDWSFLSTGEPFLHGTAHVLRAVPLGVTACGSALIVTAEVVEVIAPMRLLTPLVYHDRAYHHLTPATRHQSKGTQQ from the coding sequence GTGAGCACGCACGTGACGACGGAACTGGTTGGACCACACACCGATTCGATACCAGAACCGTCTATCCGTGAATCTTTTGTCGATGCGTTCCGTCGACACCCGGCGGGCGTCGCGATCATCACCGCCGCCGGCAACGACGGTCCGGTGGGGATCACCTCGTCGTCGGTGATGTCGATCAGCGCAGATCCGGCTGTGCTCGCGTTCTCCCTGCAATCCCTGCGCGGATCGGCTGCCGCGATCGCAGATGCTTCCAGTTTCCTTGTCCATCTTGCCCATTCCGAGAATGTGGGGCTGGCGCAGATATTCGCGACGCGTGGCACCGTCCGATTCGGCGAGGACATGGACTGGTCTTTCCTGTCCACCGGTGAACCGTTCCTCCATGGAACGGCGCATGTTCTCCGCGCAGTTCCACTCGGTGTCACTGCGTGTGGATCCGCACTCATCGTCACAGCCGAAGTTGTCGAGGTCATAGCGCCAATGCGCCTTCTCACCCCACTCGTCTACCACGACCGGGCGTATCACCATCTCACCCCAGCGACTCGTCACCAATCGAAAGGCACACAACAATGA
- a CDS encoding superoxide dismutase — MTEYVLPQLDYDYAALEPHISGEIMELHHSKHHATYVAGANNAIEQLAAAREDGTIAAKAPQLSKNLAFHLGGHTNHSIFWKNLSPNGGERPEGELAAAIDEHFGSFDAFVTHFSAVATTLQGSGWAVLAYDTIGQRLIIEQLTDQQGNISIGIVPLLMLDMWEHAFYLQYKNVKADYVKAYWNVINWEDVAQRYADATSVLGSGK; from the coding sequence ATGACCGAATACGTCCTGCCCCAGCTCGATTACGACTATGCAGCTCTCGAACCCCACATCTCGGGCGAAATCATGGAACTGCACCACAGCAAGCATCACGCAACCTACGTTGCGGGCGCAAACAATGCAATCGAGCAGTTGGCTGCCGCCCGTGAGGACGGCACCATCGCAGCCAAGGCTCCGCAGCTCAGCAAGAACCTCGCCTTCCACCTCGGTGGCCACACCAATCACTCGATCTTCTGGAAGAACCTCTCCCCCAACGGTGGTGAGCGGCCGGAAGGTGAACTGGCCGCTGCCATCGACGAACACTTCGGCTCGTTCGATGCGTTTGTCACTCACTTCTCCGCAGTCGCAACCACCTTGCAGGGTTCCGGCTGGGCCGTGCTGGCCTACGACACGATCGGTCAGCGCCTGATCATCGAACAGCTCACCGATCAGCAAGGAAATATCAGCATCGGCATTGTTCCGCTCCTGATGCTCGACATGTGGGAGCACGCTTTCTACCTGCAGTACAAGAACGTCAAGGCTGATTACGTCAAGGCGTACTGGAACGTCATCAACTGGGAAGACGTGGCGCAGCGCTACGCCGACGCCACGTCGGTCCTAGGTTCCGGGAAGTAG
- a CDS encoding FAD-dependent oxidoreductase, with protein MTFVITQRCCNDTSCVAVCPVDCIRPRPGDPGYTTAEMLYIDPDTCIDCGACVDACPVDAIYSEYDLSESMGRYTEINAAYFEQNPLDTDDVAFPAPPKRPSADLPRIRVAIVGSGPAACYCAAELLARGSVEVEMFDRLPSPWGLVRSGVAPDHQETKGVVSVFGPSFKSESFQFYLDVEVGKHISHDELLRHHDAVIYAVGAATDRKLGIPGESLPGSHSATEFVSWYNGHPDFSDREFDLSGERAVIVGNGNVALDVARVLTCDVDELAKTDIADHTLDALRNSNIREVVILGRRGPLQAAYSAPEFLALGHLNGVDVVIDEQDVELDAASAAALDDPDALLSDKLKVDLAREYAQRRTGSGNKRIVFRYLVAPTELQGSGRVESVTLVHNTLDDDLAAFATEKVETLEASLVLRSVGYRGEPVADVPFDEARGIIPNQQGRVDGTVGVYTSGWIKRGPRGVIGTNRVDAKETVAQLLADFDAGLLNAPEHDRTSLVELVTERQPDMIDKAGWALRDAEEKAAGKAAGRPRIKITARR; from the coding sequence ATGACTTTTGTGATCACTCAACGATGCTGCAACGACACCAGTTGTGTAGCCGTGTGCCCGGTCGACTGCATTCGTCCGCGGCCGGGAGATCCCGGATACACCACTGCCGAGATGCTCTACATCGATCCGGACACGTGCATAGATTGCGGAGCATGTGTCGACGCGTGTCCGGTAGATGCGATCTACTCAGAATACGATCTCAGTGAGTCGATGGGCCGGTACACCGAGATCAATGCTGCATACTTCGAGCAGAATCCGCTGGACACCGATGACGTCGCGTTCCCCGCTCCGCCGAAACGTCCATCTGCGGATCTGCCTCGAATACGTGTTGCGATAGTCGGATCCGGGCCTGCGGCGTGCTACTGCGCCGCGGAACTGCTGGCGCGGGGATCCGTGGAGGTCGAGATGTTCGACCGCTTGCCCTCGCCCTGGGGTTTGGTGCGCAGTGGAGTTGCGCCGGATCATCAGGAAACCAAGGGTGTTGTGAGTGTCTTCGGGCCTTCGTTCAAATCGGAGTCGTTTCAGTTCTACCTCGACGTCGAAGTGGGTAAGCACATTTCGCACGACGAGTTACTTCGACACCATGATGCGGTGATTTATGCCGTGGGCGCTGCGACTGATCGTAAGCTGGGCATCCCTGGAGAATCATTGCCCGGCAGTCATTCCGCAACGGAGTTCGTGTCCTGGTACAACGGGCATCCGGACTTTTCCGATCGTGAATTCGACCTGTCGGGGGAGCGCGCGGTTATCGTCGGAAACGGCAACGTGGCACTCGATGTGGCGCGAGTTCTCACGTGTGATGTCGACGAACTTGCAAAAACCGACATCGCCGACCACACATTGGATGCACTGCGCAACAGCAATATTCGTGAGGTTGTGATTCTCGGACGGCGAGGCCCGCTTCAGGCAGCGTATTCCGCGCCGGAGTTTCTCGCGCTTGGTCACCTGAACGGTGTCGACGTTGTGATCGACGAGCAGGACGTCGAGTTGGACGCGGCAAGCGCGGCAGCACTGGATGATCCCGATGCGCTGCTGTCCGACAAACTCAAAGTTGACCTTGCCCGTGAGTACGCACAGAGGCGGACTGGCAGCGGCAACAAGCGAATTGTCTTCCGATACCTCGTTGCGCCCACCGAACTGCAGGGAAGCGGCCGAGTCGAATCAGTGACGTTGGTGCACAACACACTTGACGACGATCTTGCAGCGTTTGCCACCGAGAAGGTCGAAACGCTGGAAGCGTCACTCGTCCTGCGGTCGGTCGGCTATCGAGGTGAACCCGTCGCTGACGTGCCGTTCGACGAAGCTCGGGGAATCATTCCCAACCAGCAGGGCCGGGTGGACGGCACGGTCGGCGTCTACACCAGCGGCTGGATCAAACGGGGTCCGCGGGGAGTGATAGGCACCAATCGCGTCGACGCGAAGGAAACTGTCGCACAGCTATTGGCAGACTTCGACGCCGGGCTGCTGAACGCCCCTGAACACGATCGGACGTCCCTGGTAGAACTGGTGACGGAGCGTCAACCGGACATGATCGACAAGGCAGGGTGGGCGTTGCGGGACGCAGAAGAGAAGGCGGCCGGTAAAGCTGCCGGCCGCCCCCGCATCAAGATCACCGCACGTCGCTGA
- a CDS encoding enoyl-CoA hydratase/isomerase family protein, whose amino-acid sequence MDGELAIITIDRPQARNAIAPETMDQLDDALDSVLGARALVITGSGDRAFVSGGDLKELAKLRTLEQAADMARRMRSICDRIAGFPGPVIAALNGHALGGGAEVAVSADIRIAAHDIKIGFNQVSLGIMPAWGGAERLATLVGRGRALMLAGSGTIMSAADAESLGLVDRVLPRESFDEGWRSLARSLANAPAERIKRVMSGVTPPEAIDAFARLWITDEHWAAAERVMNRNK is encoded by the coding sequence ATGGACGGCGAGTTGGCGATCATCACCATCGACCGTCCACAAGCACGTAATGCCATCGCACCGGAAACGATGGATCAGTTGGACGACGCACTCGACTCGGTTCTGGGAGCCCGTGCACTGGTGATCACAGGCTCCGGCGATCGCGCGTTTGTCTCCGGCGGCGACCTCAAGGAATTGGCCAAACTTCGGACGCTGGAGCAGGCAGCCGATATGGCTCGTCGGATGAGGTCGATCTGCGACCGCATCGCGGGCTTCCCCGGCCCCGTCATTGCGGCGCTGAACGGACATGCGCTCGGCGGCGGCGCCGAAGTAGCCGTGTCGGCAGATATTCGAATTGCCGCGCACGACATCAAGATCGGCTTCAATCAGGTGAGTCTGGGAATCATGCCGGCGTGGGGAGGGGCCGAGCGGCTCGCCACACTTGTCGGGCGCGGCCGGGCATTGATGCTTGCCGGTTCCGGGACGATCATGAGCGCGGCCGACGCGGAATCGCTCGGACTTGTCGATCGTGTTCTGCCCCGCGAATCCTTCGACGAGGGCTGGCGCTCGCTGGCGAGGTCGCTGGCAAACGCTCCGGCCGAACGGATCAAACGGGTAATGTCCGGGGTAACACCACCCGAGGCCATCGACGCATTTGCGCGTTTGTGGATAACGGACGAACACTGGGCCGCGGCAGAGCGGGTTATGAACCGCAACAAGTGA
- a CDS encoding AMP-binding protein, producing the protein MRHIPATLTTRYLEEGWWTQDTIGTMLTRGLSAAPDTEFRIHSKVRPWSGTFADVDLVARRLAGGLRERGVGAGDVVAFQLPNWMEAAAVFWASAFLGATVVPIVHFYGRKEVAYILDETKPKVFITAEKFGRTEFQPDLCANVPVVGVVGRDFDDLLSEEPLAENLDTDPSSAVLIAFTSGTTRAPKGVIHSHQTLGHETRQLLGLYPKDRGKQLTSAPVGHFIGMVNAFLIPVVDGSPINLTDAWDPEQALELMTSDQLTVGGGATYFLTSLLDHPKFTPEHLTCMKYAGLGGSSVPAAVTRRLADFGIIVFRSYGSTEHPSITGSSHLAPEDKRLFTDGNVMEGAEVRLADDGEILSRGPDLCIGYTDQALTDATFDADGWYHTGDIGEIDEDGYLTITDRKSDIIIRGGENVSALEVEEILLSMPGVAEAAAVSAPDERLGEHVAAVLRLLPGHSLPTMDELRAHFDLAGVAKQKWPEELHQVDDFHRTASGKIQKFLVRQDIATV; encoded by the coding sequence ATGCGGCACATTCCCGCCACGCTTACCACCCGGTACCTCGAAGAGGGATGGTGGACTCAGGACACGATCGGCACGATGCTCACGCGAGGTCTCAGTGCCGCCCCCGACACCGAATTCCGCATCCACTCAAAGGTCCGTCCGTGGTCCGGAACTTTTGCCGACGTAGATCTAGTGGCGCGCAGGTTGGCGGGCGGCCTGCGGGAACGCGGCGTCGGCGCGGGTGATGTTGTCGCGTTCCAGCTTCCCAACTGGATGGAGGCAGCGGCGGTGTTCTGGGCGTCGGCCTTCCTCGGCGCGACGGTTGTTCCCATTGTTCACTTCTACGGCCGCAAGGAAGTTGCCTACATTCTCGACGAGACAAAGCCGAAGGTCTTCATCACCGCCGAGAAGTTCGGACGCACCGAGTTCCAGCCCGATCTGTGCGCCAACGTCCCCGTTGTCGGCGTCGTCGGACGGGATTTCGACGACTTACTCAGTGAGGAACCGCTCGCCGAGAACCTCGATACCGATCCGTCGTCCGCGGTGCTTATTGCTTTCACCTCCGGCACAACCCGCGCGCCTAAGGGTGTCATCCACAGCCATCAGACACTCGGTCACGAAACTCGTCAGCTTCTGGGCTTGTACCCGAAAGACCGTGGCAAGCAACTCACGTCAGCTCCGGTCGGGCACTTCATCGGCATGGTCAATGCCTTCCTCATTCCGGTCGTGGACGGCTCCCCGATCAATCTGACCGACGCGTGGGATCCGGAACAGGCGCTGGAGTTGATGACCAGCGATCAACTCACTGTCGGCGGCGGCGCAACCTACTTCCTCACCAGCCTGCTCGATCATCCGAAGTTCACGCCGGAACATCTCACCTGCATGAAATATGCGGGGCTCGGTGGCTCGTCCGTGCCCGCCGCGGTTACGAGAAGACTGGCCGACTTCGGCATCATCGTCTTCCGCTCGTACGGCAGCACCGAGCATCCGTCGATTACGGGATCGAGCCACCTTGCCCCAGAGGACAAGCGGTTGTTCACCGACGGAAATGTCATGGAGGGCGCGGAGGTCCGGCTTGCCGATGACGGAGAGATCCTCAGCCGTGGGCCCGATCTCTGCATCGGGTACACCGACCAAGCGCTCACCGACGCGACATTCGACGCCGACGGTTGGTATCACACCGGGGACATCGGCGAAATCGACGAAGACGGTTATCTCACGATTACAGACCGCAAGTCCGACATCATCATTCGCGGCGGCGAGAACGTGAGTGCACTCGAGGTCGAGGAGATCCTCCTCTCGATGCCCGGAGTCGCCGAGGCCGCAGCGGTATCCGCCCCGGACGAGCGCCTCGGCGAGCACGTTGCCGCCGTGCTGCGCCTGCTGCCCGGCCACAGCTTGCCGACGATGGACGAACTCCGTGCTCACTTCGATCTAGCGGGTGTCGCAAAACAGAAGTGGCCGGAGGAATTGCACCAGGTGGATGACTTCCACCGGACGGCCAGCGGCAAGATTCAGAAGTTTTTGGTCCGTCAGGATATTGCGACCGTTTAA
- a CDS encoding amidohydrolase family protein encodes MPPKDLPYPLFDADNHLYETAEALTKYLPAKYKDAIKYVEVDGRTKIAIRGQISEYIPNPTFSVVARPGSMEEYFKNGNPEGKSRREIFGKSMKAIPAFSEPGPRLELMDELGVDRTLMFPTLASLVEERMRDDPDLIHAVVHALNEWLYETWQFNYKDRIFTTPVISLPILDKALEELEWVAERGAKAILVRPAPVPGFKGPRSFAMPEFDPFWKRVVELDLLVAMHSSDSGYARFDAEWEGTDGEMLPFQTNTFRMVNEWRPVQDTVASWVCHGALFRFPDLKLAVIESGSAWLRPLLDSLADTFKKAPEGFGMQDPVAAIKRQVHVSPFYEEGVTDLIDLVGVDRVLFGSDYPHPEGLAEPRHFADMLGHLDEKDQAKIMGGNLAGLLSL; translated from the coding sequence ATGCCCCCGAAGGACCTGCCTTACCCGCTGTTCGACGCAGACAACCATCTGTACGAGACTGCCGAGGCTCTCACCAAGTACCTCCCGGCGAAGTACAAGGACGCCATCAAGTACGTCGAGGTCGACGGACGCACCAAGATCGCCATTCGCGGACAGATCAGCGAGTACATCCCCAACCCCACGTTCAGCGTCGTTGCACGCCCGGGTTCCATGGAGGAGTACTTCAAGAACGGAAACCCCGAAGGCAAGAGCCGTCGCGAGATCTTCGGTAAGTCCATGAAGGCAATCCCCGCCTTCAGTGAGCCTGGTCCGCGCTTGGAGCTGATGGACGAGTTGGGCGTCGACCGCACTCTGATGTTCCCGACCCTCGCCAGCCTTGTCGAAGAGCGGATGCGTGACGATCCGGACCTGATTCACGCTGTCGTCCACGCACTCAACGAGTGGCTGTACGAGACATGGCAGTTCAACTACAAGGACCGCATTTTCACCACCCCGGTGATCAGCCTTCCGATCCTCGACAAGGCACTCGAAGAACTCGAGTGGGTTGCCGAGCGCGGCGCAAAGGCCATTCTCGTGCGTCCCGCACCCGTCCCCGGATTCAAGGGACCGCGCTCCTTCGCGATGCCCGAGTTCGACCCCTTCTGGAAGCGTGTCGTCGAGCTCGACCTCCTCGTCGCGATGCACTCGTCCGACAGCGGATACGCCCGCTTCGACGCCGAATGGGAAGGCACGGACGGCGAAATGCTGCCGTTCCAGACCAACACCTTCCGCATGGTCAACGAGTGGCGTCCCGTGCAGGACACCGTGGCATCGTGGGTCTGCCACGGCGCATTGTTCCGCTTCCCCGACCTCAAGCTTGCGGTCATCGAGAGTGGATCTGCTTGGCTCCGACCACTTCTGGACAGCCTCGCCGACACCTTCAAGAAGGCACCTGAGGGCTTCGGTATGCAGGATCCCGTCGCGGCGATCAAGCGCCAGGTCCACGTCAGCCCCTTCTACGAGGAGGGCGTGACCGATCTGATCGATCTTGTCGGAGTCGACCGAGTGCTCTTCGGCTCGGACTACCCACATCCCGAGGGCTTGGCGGAACCGCGGCACTTCGCGGACATGCTCGGGCACCTGGACGAGAAAGATCAGGCAAAGATCATGGGCGGCAACCTTGCAGGGCTCCTTTCGCTGTGA
- a CDS encoding FadD3 family acyl-CoA ligase has product MKWQTIPEMVLSAADRFGTAEAVVDGPVRITFVELADRVRRAAGALAAIGVDKGDRVAIWAPNSAEWIIAAFGTLTAGGVLVPVNTRYKADEAADIIRRSGAKAVLVQKGFLGLEYSAPDDVPVIDLKSDFLSSGAPFECEISGDDIADIMYTSGTTGRPKGVMMNHHQTLRMFSEWCDLADLREGDRYLIVNPFFHMFGYKAGVVASLIRGATILPVAVLDVDQVLELVETEKITMLPGPPTLYQSLLAAPNTRDLSSLRAAVTGSADIPVELIRRVAKELPFQTIMTGYGLSEGGTATASRPGDSFEQIATTVGTPCDGIELRIADDSEVLIRGYNVMQGYLDDPLATAEAIDTDGWLHTGDLGTLDNEGRLSIVGRKKDMFIVGGFNAYPAEIEGFLLEHPAVDQVAVIGVPDERMGQVGKAFVVTKHPVAAEDLLSWSRERMAGFKAPRTVEFLDALPLNATGKVMKDQLR; this is encoded by the coding sequence GTGAAATGGCAGACCATCCCCGAGATGGTCCTGAGTGCGGCCGACCGCTTCGGCACTGCCGAAGCGGTCGTCGACGGGCCCGTCCGGATCACCTTCGTCGAACTCGCTGATCGGGTCCGCCGGGCCGCAGGCGCTCTTGCCGCGATCGGCGTGGACAAGGGTGATCGAGTGGCGATCTGGGCGCCCAACTCCGCCGAATGGATCATCGCCGCATTTGGCACCTTGACCGCCGGCGGAGTGCTGGTTCCCGTCAACACGCGCTACAAGGCCGACGAAGCCGCCGACATCATCCGTCGGAGCGGAGCCAAAGCCGTACTCGTCCAGAAGGGATTTCTGGGCCTAGAGTACAGCGCACCCGACGACGTCCCGGTCATCGATCTGAAGTCGGATTTCCTTTCCAGCGGTGCACCTTTCGAATGCGAGATCAGCGGCGACGACATCGCCGACATCATGTACACGTCAGGAACGACGGGGCGCCCCAAGGGCGTCATGATGAACCATCACCAGACGTTGCGGATGTTCTCCGAGTGGTGCGATCTCGCAGACCTGAGGGAAGGCGATCGCTATCTGATCGTCAACCCGTTCTTCCACATGTTCGGGTACAAAGCAGGCGTAGTCGCGTCGCTGATTCGCGGCGCCACCATCCTGCCGGTAGCTGTTCTCGACGTGGATCAGGTACTCGAACTCGTGGAGACCGAGAAGATCACCATGCTCCCGGGACCGCCGACGCTCTATCAGTCGCTGCTAGCCGCTCCCAACACCCGAGATCTGTCGTCACTACGTGCCGCAGTCACTGGATCGGCAGACATTCCGGTAGAACTCATCCGCCGCGTTGCAAAGGAACTTCCGTTCCAGACCATCATGACGGGCTACGGCTTGAGCGAAGGGGGAACGGCAACCGCGTCGCGTCCCGGTGACTCGTTCGAGCAGATAGCAACTACCGTCGGTACACCATGTGACGGAATCGAATTGCGCATCGCAGATGATTCCGAGGTACTGATTCGCGGATACAACGTCATGCAGGGATATCTCGACGATCCGCTGGCGACTGCCGAAGCGATCGACACGGACGGTTGGCTGCACACAGGCGATCTCGGAACGCTGGACAACGAGGGACGGCTCAGCATCGTGGGCCGTAAGAAGGACATGTTCATCGTCGGCGGATTCAACGCGTATCCGGCCGAGATCGAAGGTTTCCTTCTCGAACACCCGGCAGTCGATCAAGTTGCTGTGATCGGCGTTCCCGACGAACGGATGGGACAGGTCGGCAAAGCGTTCGTGGTGACCAAACATCCTGTGGCAGCTGAAGATCTACTTTCCTGGAGCCGAGAGCGGATGGCAGGGTTCAAGGCCCCTCGCACTGTCGAGTTCCTCGACGCACTGCCACTCAACGCGACCGGCAAAGTCATGAAAGATCAATTGAGATAA
- a CDS encoding DUF3263 domain-containing protein, translated as MNDHDEILTFALKWRHWNGGPAEDIFVQFGITPTQFFRRLRSILEFEEETDLAPDVAAELVYICDLRLNPVELRLAS; from the coding sequence ATGAACGACCATGACGAAATATTGACGTTCGCCCTGAAGTGGCGGCATTGGAACGGCGGACCCGCCGAAGACATTTTTGTCCAATTCGGGATCACGCCGACTCAGTTCTTCCGTCGTCTCCGTAGCATTCTGGAGTTCGAAGAGGAGACCGACCTCGCACCGGACGTCGCGGCCGAACTCGTATACATCTGCGATCTGCGGCTGAACCCCGTTGAACTCCGGCTGGCCAGTTGA
- a CDS encoding MaoC family dehydratase → MSTQSGLCQTDFTTFDDIRAAVGTTIGTSDWITIDQKRIDLFAAATDDDQWIHVDTDRAADGPYGTTIAHGFLTLSLLAPIVQRVMAVSCARLALNYGLGKVRFISPVLVDSRVRGTVELTSVTDIEGGIQVERTVTITAEGSERPACVAQNLVRYLS, encoded by the coding sequence TTGAGCACCCAGAGCGGCTTGTGTCAGACCGATTTCACCACGTTCGACGATATTCGGGCCGCTGTCGGGACAACGATCGGCACCAGCGATTGGATCACGATCGATCAGAAGCGGATCGATCTTTTCGCGGCGGCCACCGACGACGACCAGTGGATACACGTCGATACGGATCGTGCTGCTGACGGACCATACGGCACCACCATCGCACATGGATTCCTGACACTGTCGCTGCTGGCACCGATAGTTCAGCGAGTCATGGCCGTCAGCTGCGCCCGCCTGGCGCTCAACTACGGACTGGGGAAAGTGAGATTCATCAGCCCGGTCCTGGTCGACAGCCGGGTACGGGGAACAGTGGAACTCACATCAGTCACCGATATCGAGGGTGGAATCCAAGTGGAACGCACCGTCACAATCACGGCCGAAGGGTCCGAGCGGCCCGCCTGTGTCGCACAGAATCTGGTTCGCTACCTGAGCTGA
- a CDS encoding SDR family NAD(P)-dependent oxidoreductase, producing the protein MTSYQGTSANDRVAVVTGAGSGIGLAVAQSLSEQGHRVALLDRNIDEAQRVAEKLSAAGADAMAYQVDVTDRVGVRAAMDAVRGELGPISIIVTSAGVETFTPVTDITAEEWDHIVAVNLTGTFTSIQAVIPDMIEAGWGRIVTISSSSAQSGAPNMAHYVASKGGVIALTKALSFELAPQGITVNSIPPSIIDTPMARKSEADGDFPGVDVIASMTPVRRAGLPSDVAAACAFLCTDNAGFITGQLIGVNGGWYM; encoded by the coding sequence ATGACTTCATACCAGGGGACTTCCGCGAACGACCGCGTCGCGGTGGTGACAGGTGCTGGATCGGGTATCGGGCTGGCAGTGGCCCAGTCTCTTTCGGAGCAAGGGCACCGGGTTGCATTGCTGGACAGAAATATCGATGAAGCGCAGCGTGTTGCGGAGAAGTTGAGTGCGGCCGGTGCCGACGCTATGGCATATCAAGTGGATGTCACCGATCGCGTAGGTGTCAGGGCCGCCATGGACGCGGTTCGCGGCGAACTCGGCCCGATCTCGATCATCGTCACCAGTGCAGGTGTCGAGACTTTTACGCCGGTCACCGACATCACTGCGGAGGAGTGGGACCACATCGTCGCGGTCAACCTCACCGGAACCTTCACCTCGATTCAGGCAGTGATTCCCGACATGATCGAAGCCGGTTGGGGTCGAATCGTCACCATCTCGTCGTCGAGTGCTCAGTCGGGCGCGCCCAACATGGCTCACTACGTGGCATCCAAAGGTGGAGTCATCGCACTGACTAAAGCACTGTCCTTCGAGCTTGCGCCGCAGGGGATTACGGTGAACTCGATCCCACCGTCGATCATCGATACCCCGATGGCTCGCAAATCCGAAGCCGACGGAGATTTTCCCGGCGTCGATGTCATCGCGAGCATGACACCGGTTCGCCGTGCCGGGTTGCCGAGTGACGTGGCTGCGGCCTGTGCGTTTCTCTGTACGGACAACGCGGGCTTCATCACGGGACAGCTCATCGGGGTCAACGGAGGTTGGTATATGTAA